Below is a genomic region from Hylemonella gracilis.
CAGCGCGATGGCCGCGAGCAGATTCAGCAGATGTTTCATAGGACGGCGAACCCGAAACTATACGCCTTTGCAGCGCGTCCGGGAGGTATGTGCTAGCGGGTGCGACGCACCCGGCGTAGTTCATCGATGAGCAGGAAGACCACGCCCAGCGTCAGGGCCGTGTCCGCCAGGTTGAAGGCTGGGAAATGCCAACGCCCGACGTGAAAATCGATCATGTCCACCACGTAGCCGTGGATCAGTCGGTCCAGCACATTGCCCACGGCACCGCCCATCAGCAGGGCCAGGGCGAAGCAGAACAGGCGCTGGCCCGCGTGGCTGAGCAGCAGGTAGACCATGAACAGCACGGCGACGACGCCCAGCACGATGAAGAACCAGCGCTGCCAGCCGTCGGCGTTGGCGAGGAAGGAGAAGGCCGCGCCACGGTTGTGCACGCGCACGATGTTCAGCCAGTCGGTCAGGTACGTGGCCTGACCGTAGTTGTAGTTCATCAGGATCAGCAGCTTGGTGAACTGATCGAGCAGCAGGGTCAGGGCGGCGACGCCGAGCCACTGCAGCAAGCCTTGGCTTCCACGGGACGACATGGGTAGGTCAATACTTTCTTTTTTGGGGTTGCAGGTTCAGGCGTGTTGGCGTTGTTCGCCCGCGCCGTACAGATTGCTGGTGCAGCGGCCGCAGAGCGTGGGGTGCACGGGGTCATGGCCCACGTCGTCGCGGTAGTGCCAGCAGCGTTCGCACTTGGTGGCTGAACTGGGCGCGACGCGCACGGCGAAATCGGCACCAGGCCGCAGCGTCACCGCCGAGCTGATGAAGACGAATTTAAGGTCGTCGCCCAGGCTGGCCAACAACGCGTGGTCCGCGGCGTCGGCCGTCAGCGCAACCTCCGCCTGCAGCGAGGCGCCCACCTTGCCGTCGGCGCGCAGGGCCTCGATGTCCTTGTTCACCGCGTCGCGGATTTCGCGGATGCGCTGCCATTTGCCCAGCAGCGCCGCGTCCGGTGCGGGGAAGTTGCTGAAGGTCTCGAAGAAGATGGAGTCGTGGCCGGTCTCTGGCTGGCCAACGATCTTCCAGGCCTCTTCCGCCGTGAAGGACAGAAAAGGCGCCATCCAGCGCAGCATGGCGTGGGTGATCTGGTGCAGTGCCGTCTGGGCGCTGCGGCGCGCCAGGGATTTGGGCGCGGTGGTGTAGAGCCGGTCCTTGAGCACGTCCAGGTAGAAACCGCCCAGGTCTTCCGAGCAGTAGAGCTGCAGCTTGGCCACCACCGGGTGGAATTCGTACACCTTGAAGTGCGCGAGGATCTCGGCCTGCAGTTCGGCCGCGCGCGCCAGCGCGTAGCGGTCGATTTCCAGCAACTGATCGGTGGGCACCGCGTCCTTGGCCGGGTCGAAGTCGCTGATGTTGGCCAGCAGGAAGCGCAGGGTGTTGCGGATGCGGCGGTAGCCGTCCACCACGCGGGCCAGGATCTTGTCGTCGCCCGCGATGTCGCCCGAGTAGTCGGAGGCCGCGACCCAGAGGCGGATGATTTCCGCGCCGAGCTTCTTGCTCATCTCCATGGGGTCGATGCCGTTGCCTAGCGACTTGCTCATCTTGCGTCCCTGCGCGTCGACGGTGAAGCCATGGGTCAGCAGGCCTTTGTAGGGCGCGCGGCCGTAGATGGCGCAAGCCAGCAGCAGGGAGCTGTGGAACCAGCCGCGATGCTGGTCGTGGCCTTCGAGGTAGAGGTCGGCTTCCGGCCCGGTTTCATGGAAACCGGGTGCGTGCGTGCCGCGCAGCACATGCCAGAAGGTTGAGCCCGAGTCGAACCACACTTCCAGGATGTCGCTGCTCTTGTCGTAGTTCGGCGCGTCGGCGGCACCCAGGATGTCTTCCGTCGTCACGCGGCTCCAGGCTTCGATGCCGCCCTGCTCGACGATGGCCGCAGCCTGATCGAGGATTTCCATCGTGCGCGGGTGCAGTTCGCCCGTGGCCTTGTGCAGGAAGAAGGGAATCGGCACGCCCCAGCTGCGCTGGCGCGAGATGCACCAGTCCGGCCGGTTGGCGATCATGTCGTGCAGGCGGGCCTTGCCGTTGGCCGGGTAGAAACCGGTCTGCTCGATGGCGTCCAGCGCCAACTGGCGCAGGGTCTTGGCCGGCTTGTCGCCCGCCTTGGTGAACACGCCTTCGCCCTCGTCCATGCGGATGAACCACTGCGCGGCGGCGCGGTAGATCACCGGCGTCTTGTGTCGCCAGCAATGCGGGTAGCTGTGGGTGATGGTGGTGGTGTGCAGCAGGCGGCCCGCGTTCTTCAGCGCCTCGATGATCACCGGAACGGCCTTCCAGATGTGCTGGCCGCCGAACAGTGCCAGGTCGGCCGTGTAGACACCGTTGCCTTGCACCGGGTTGAGGATGTCCTCGTACTTCATGCCGTGCGACACGCAGGAGTTGAAGTCGTCCAGGCCATAAGCAGGCGCCGAGTGCACGATACCCGTGCCATCCGTCGCGGTGGCGTACTCGGCCAGGTAGACCGGCGACAGGCGGCGGTAGCCCGCGTCCACGTCGTGGAGGGGATGCTCGAATTCCAGCGCGGCGAGTTTTTCGCCCGGCACCACGGCCAGCACGGTGCCCTTCAGGCCCCAGCGTGTCATGCAGGATTCGACCAGGGACTCGGCCACGATGTACAGGCCACGCTCGGTGTCCACCAGGGCGTAGGGCAATTCGGGGTTGAGGTTGAGCGCCTGGTTGGCCGGGATGGTCCACGCGGTCGTGGTCCAGATGACGATGTAGGCGTCCTTGTTCAAGGCAGGCAGGCCGAAAGCCGCCGCCAGCCTGGCGGGGTCGTGGGCCTTGAAGGCCACGTCGATGGTCTGGCTCTGCTTGTCGGCGTATTCGATCTCGAACTCGGCCAGCGAGGAGCCGCAGTCGAAGCACCAGTAGACGGGCTTGAGTCCGCGGTAGACAAAACCACGCTCGACCACCCGCTTGAAGGCGCGGATTTCGCCGGCCTCGTTGGCGAAGTTCATGGTCTTGTAGGGTTTGTCCCATTCGCCCAGCACGCCCAGGCGCTTGAAGTCGGCCATCTGCTGCGCGATTTGCTCGGTGGCGAAGGCACGGCTCTTGGCCTGCATGTCGTCACGGCTCAGGTTGCGGCCAAACTTTTTCTCGATCGCGTTCTCGATCGGCAGGCCGTGGCAGTCCCAGCCTGGCGTGTACAGCGCGTCATAGCCCTCGAGCTGGCGCGCCTTGGTGATCATGTCCTTGAGGATCTTGTTGACCGCGTGGCCCATGTGCAGTTGGCCGTTCGCGTAGGGCGGGCCGTCATGCAGGATGAATTTGGGCTTGCCGGCGCGCGCCACGCGCAAGCGCTTGTACAGGCCGGTGTCGGCGTCTTGGGCGTTCCACTCCTGCACCCAGCCCGGCTCGCGCTTGGGCAGGTCGCCGCGCATCGGGAAGGGCGTGTCGGGCAGGTTGAGGGTGCTGCGGAAGTCGGGCGCGTTCGAGGTGGTGGGATCAGACATGGCTTGCTTGTGGGTGGGCTTTGACAGGCTCAGCCCGAACGGGTGAGGGTTCGCGCGAAACAGGAGACCGCCCGCCCTGAGCTTGTCGAAGAGCGCCTGCGCGGGGCAGGCACGAGGCGGCGGCCCGTGGCGTGGCCTCAAATTCGGTCGCGCGTGGTCTGGCGGCGCGTCTGGGTGTGGGTGGCGAACCAGGCACGCGCGTTCTCGCAATCCCGCGCGATGCCCACTTGCAGGGCGTCCAGGCCGTCGTATTTCAGTTCGTCGTGCAGTTTGTGCAGCAGTTCCACGCGGATGATTTTACCGTAGCCCCCTTCGAGGCCCAGTTCGGCGGGCCAGTCGAAGACATGGGTCTCCAGCAACACCCGGCCGCCGTTCACGTCATCGGGATCCAGCGAGGGCCGCACCCCCAGATTCGCCACGCCGAGCAATGGAGCCCCCACGCCACTGCCGGTCAAGCCGTGCACCTGGACGGCGAAGATGCCGCTGGCGGCTGGCTTCCAGTGCGCGAAGCGCAGGTTGAGCGTACGAAATCCCTGGCCGCCGCCCGGTGCGCCCGGCCCCAGGTTGCGGCCCAGTTCGCGCCCCAGCTTGCGGCCGTGCAGCACATGGCCGCTGATGTGGTAAGGGCGGCCCAGCAGCTTGGCCGCGTCGTCCATGCGCCCTTCGGCCAGGGCGGCGCGTACCAGGGAGCTGGACACGCGCTGGCCAGCTCCGCCGGGAGCCGGGCCGGGCACATGCACCTCGTAGCTGTTCATGCGCGCGACATCGAAGCCCTGGGCCTGCCCGGCCGCGTCGAGCAGGGCGTAGTCACCCGCGCGCCGGGCACCGAAGCGGAAGTCGTCGCCGACCAGCAAATAGCGGGTGTTCAGACCCCGCAGCAGCACCTCGTCGATGAAGGCTTGCGGGCCGAGGCCGGACAGGCGGGCGTCGAAAGGCAGCACGACGACCTGGTCGATCCCGGCACGTCGCAGGTCGGCCAGCTTGTCGCGCAGGGTGGAGATGCGTGCCGGTGCCAGCTCGGGCTTGCGCGCCTGGGCGGCGAAATAGTCGCGGGGATGCGGCTCGAAGGTCAGCACACAGCTGCGAACGCCGCGCTGCTCGGCCTCGCTGCGCAGCAGGGCCAGCATGGCCTGGTGGCCCCGGTGCACGCCGTCGAAGTTGCCGATGGTGACGGCGGTGCCGGCGGGCCGGCCCGATGCCTCGGTCGTGG
It encodes:
- a CDS encoding bifunctional riboflavin kinase/FAD synthetase; the protein is MKIFRGFPSPGPADRPTTEASGRPAGTAVTIGNFDGVHRGHQAMLALLRSEAEQRGVRSCVLTFEPHPRDYFAAQARKPELAPARISTLRDKLADLRRAGIDQVVVLPFDARLSGLGPQAFIDEVLLRGLNTRYLLVGDDFRFGARRAGDYALLDAAGQAQGFDVARMNSYEVHVPGPAPGGAGQRVSSSLVRAALAEGRMDDAAKLLGRPYHISGHVLHGRKLGRELGRNLGPGAPGGGQGFRTLNLRFAHWKPAASGIFAVQVHGLTGSGVGAPLLGVANLGVRPSLDPDDVNGGRVLLETHVFDWPAELGLEGGYGKIIRVELLHKLHDELKYDGLDALQVGIARDCENARAWFATHTQTRRQTTRDRI
- the lspA gene encoding signal peptidase II, with amino-acid sequence MSSRGSQGLLQWLGVAALTLLLDQFTKLLILMNYNYGQATYLTDWLNIVRVHNRGAAFSFLANADGWQRWFFIVLGVVAVLFMVYLLLSHAGQRLFCFALALLMGGAVGNVLDRLIHGYVVDMIDFHVGRWHFPAFNLADTALTLGVVFLLIDELRRVRRTR
- the ileS gene encoding isoleucine--tRNA ligase; amino-acid sequence: MSDPTTSNAPDFRSTLNLPDTPFPMRGDLPKREPGWVQEWNAQDADTGLYKRLRVARAGKPKFILHDGPPYANGQLHMGHAVNKILKDMITKARQLEGYDALYTPGWDCHGLPIENAIEKKFGRNLSRDDMQAKSRAFATEQIAQQMADFKRLGVLGEWDKPYKTMNFANEAGEIRAFKRVVERGFVYRGLKPVYWCFDCGSSLAEFEIEYADKQSQTIDVAFKAHDPARLAAAFGLPALNKDAYIVIWTTTAWTIPANQALNLNPELPYALVDTERGLYIVAESLVESCMTRWGLKGTVLAVVPGEKLAALEFEHPLHDVDAGYRRLSPVYLAEYATATDGTGIVHSAPAYGLDDFNSCVSHGMKYEDILNPVQGNGVYTADLALFGGQHIWKAVPVIIEALKNAGRLLHTTTITHSYPHCWRHKTPVIYRAAAQWFIRMDEGEGVFTKAGDKPAKTLRQLALDAIEQTGFYPANGKARLHDMIANRPDWCISRQRSWGVPIPFFLHKATGELHPRTMEILDQAAAIVEQGGIEAWSRVTTEDILGAADAPNYDKSSDILEVWFDSGSTFWHVLRGTHAPGFHETGPEADLYLEGHDQHRGWFHSSLLLACAIYGRAPYKGLLTHGFTVDAQGRKMSKSLGNGIDPMEMSKKLGAEIIRLWVAASDYSGDIAGDDKILARVVDGYRRIRNTLRFLLANISDFDPAKDAVPTDQLLEIDRYALARAAELQAEILAHFKVYEFHPVVAKLQLYCSEDLGGFYLDVLKDRLYTTAPKSLARRSAQTALHQITHAMLRWMAPFLSFTAEEAWKIVGQPETGHDSIFFETFSNFPAPDAALLGKWQRIREIRDAVNKDIEALRADGKVGASLQAEVALTADAADHALLASLGDDLKFVFISSAVTLRPGADFAVRVAPSSATKCERCWHYRDDVGHDPVHPTLCGRCTSNLYGAGEQRQHA